One stretch of Eupeodes corollae chromosome 2, idEupCoro1.1, whole genome shotgun sequence DNA includes these proteins:
- the LOC129946925 gene encoding uncharacterized protein LOC129946925 has translation MFRNRTDRILDLINLHRRLEKSNMESLLDIPTTSISEDVEKIRSFLKSEIESFSTYIINGCLDLTGTIDMRFAEKVIEFDPNFFGDLLGKAISKSYSKIGFDPFLKIIAEIKDFTAALDGVEALFKQIIIDGEKHRTEACELTKKLEDITSGEDFSELSAEQMLRATNMIERLKPYARPIVRKIFNFEGMPLKEGEENGVSHPIFSRTGSWAEHALVMSLVANSFEDKQNKYKKALKK, from the coding sequence ATGTTTCGCAATCGAACAGATCgtattttagatttaattaaTCTTCATCGAAGACTTGAAAAATCAAACATGGAGTCCCTGCTGGACATTCCTACTACGTCAATAAGTGAAGACGTTGAAAAGATAAggtcatttttgaaaagtgaaattgaATCTTTCTCCACTTATATAATAAATGGCTGCCTTGACCTCACCGGAACAATTGACATGCGATTTGCCGAAAAAGTAATCGAATTCGATCCAAATTTTTTCGGTGATTTATTAGGAAAAGCTATTTCGAAGTCCTATTCAAAAATTGGGTTTGAtccatttctaaaaattattgcTGAAATTAAAGATTTCACAGCTGCCCTCGATGGTGTCGAAGctttattcaaacaaataattattgatGGTGAAAAACATCGAACCGAAGCATGtgaacttacaaaaaaattggaaGATATTACTTCGGGGGAAGATTTTAGTGAACTATCAGCAGAACAAATGTTGCGAGCTACAAACATGATAGAGCGTTTGAAACCTTATGCAAGACCTattgttagaaaaatatttaattttgaggGCATGCCATTGAAAGAGGGTGAAGAAAATGGAGTAAGCCATCCGATATTTTCGAGAACTGGAAGCTGGGCTGAACATGCTTTAGTAATGTCTTTAGTAGCGAATAGTTTTGAAGACAAACAGAACAAATATAAGAAAgcattgaaaaagtaa